The nucleotide sequence TCGATTGAGCTTAATACCGCTGATGAAGGCGAGATCAGTCTGAAATCGACGTCGCTCGATGCGCAGCGCATTAGAAAGCAGGCGGAGGATGCTGGTGTCGAAATTTCTTCGCTTTTATGCACTGCCCTTGGACCCTATCCGATGACGGCTAATGAGGAAAGTACCAGAGCTAAGGGGGTTCAGGGCTTACTTAAGCATATAGAGCTTGGTGA is from bacterium and encodes:
- a CDS encoding TIM barrel protein; this translates as MKIGVNRWAIPSEWDLPRTFNAVKKAGFDSIELNTADEGEISLKSTSLDAQRIRKQAEDAGVEISSLLCTALGPYPMTANEESTRAKGVQGLLKHIELG